The following coding sequences lie in one Megalodesulfovibrio gigas DSM 1382 = ATCC 19364 genomic window:
- a CDS encoding diguanylate cyclase yields the protein MGFFSINTLDAKTLALCFGILSCLQCVAFYMQYRINRSENGLLWWTCGSACMSLGFLVNFFRDIELFHNFIVIFYNMSFVVGMSLICVGVYRFENKKIHLYKIFAINVLALVFVLYYTSVVYSLASRRIVVSLALALFSLLSICALHHARIGARNTASRFLQLLFGFNVAWLLFLSLPDLLSGSHAVFFTKPTPLIVSYLMLMIISTLWTFGLIVLVNQNLTAKLEKSKLFLESTLNGLSANIALLNEQGDIILVNKAWMDFAVSNGMKSPAVFNGMNYIKVCDDSSAACAKDALNFSDGIKSVLSGKQHIFTTEYSCHSDSLQRWFVGRVTPFPGDGPKHVVVAHEDITTRKLMEIALEESNKKLAAMTNEDGLTKISNRRHFDAVLASECSRHARNHATLSVILLDIDYFKNFNDSYGHVQGDECLQRVAFAISHSLKRPTDLAARYGGEEFACLLPETDLIGAVSVAEGIRKSIEELSINHSTSLVSTVVTVSVGLVSLSCDPGTLPSDVVKYADALLYRAKNEGRNRVAFKDMTDVPYSLGDHAGKLAIQISWRDGYSSGNKGIDEQHMFLVALANDILKVAFSKHDTEKLTQRISTLLLHVAQHFKYEEEILTEIGFPNVDAHIAEHERLLERCMSLMRDHSSQPIQTVDVLQYIIHDLVMQHMFRDDVEYYPFITSNA from the coding sequence ATGGGTTTTTTTAGCATCAACACACTGGACGCCAAAACACTCGCGCTCTGCTTTGGGATTCTCAGCTGCTTGCAGTGTGTAGCATTTTATATGCAGTACAGAATAAATCGTTCTGAGAATGGTCTTCTCTGGTGGACTTGCGGTAGCGCCTGCATGTCTCTTGGTTTTTTGGTAAATTTTTTTCGCGACATAGAGTTGTTTCATAATTTCATTGTAATTTTTTACAATATGTCCTTTGTCGTTGGCATGTCGCTCATCTGTGTTGGCGTCTATCGCTTTGAGAACAAGAAAATACATCTATACAAAATCTTTGCAATAAACGTGCTCGCGCTTGTTTTCGTGCTGTATTATACAAGTGTGGTGTATAGTTTGGCGAGCAGGAGGATCGTTGTTTCATTGGCCCTTGCCTTGTTTTCACTGTTGTCCATCTGTGCGCTTCATCATGCGAGAATCGGTGCCCGTAACACTGCATCACGATTTTTGCAGCTCCTGTTCGGATTCAACGTGGCATGGCTGCTGTTTCTATCACTTCCAGATCTTTTGTCGGGTTCCCATGCCGTGTTCTTTACCAAGCCAACGCCATTGATTGTTTCTTATCTGATGCTCATGATCATAAGCACGCTTTGGACCTTTGGACTTATTGTTCTGGTCAATCAAAATCTTACAGCGAAACTGGAGAAGTCAAAGTTATTTCTTGAATCTACCTTGAATGGACTTTCCGCAAATATCGCGCTGTTGAATGAGCAGGGGGACATCATCCTCGTCAACAAGGCCTGGATGGATTTCGCAGTTTCCAATGGGATGAAGTCCCCCGCAGTCTTTAACGGGATGAATTATATAAAAGTGTGTGACGACTCTTCCGCAGCATGTGCCAAAGACGCATTGAATTTTTCAGATGGAATAAAAAGCGTATTGTCTGGGAAGCAACATATATTCACCACGGAGTACTCGTGTCACTCTGACAGTCTGCAGCGATGGTTTGTGGGAAGGGTCACGCCGTTTCCGGGAGATGGCCCAAAGCATGTTGTCGTCGCCCATGAGGATATTACCACACGAAAACTGATGGAGATTGCGCTTGAGGAGTCGAATAAAAAGCTTGCCGCAATGACCAATGAGGATGGTCTGACTAAGATCTCAAACAGGCGTCATTTCGATGCCGTGCTGGCGAGCGAATGCAGCAGGCATGCACGCAACCATGCCACGCTATCGGTTATCTTGCTCGATATCGACTACTTCAAGAACTTCAATGACTCATATGGGCACGTACAGGGCGATGAGTGCCTGCAGCGCGTGGCGTTTGCCATATCGCATAGCCTCAAGCGTCCTACGGACCTTGCCGCACGATATGGCGGGGAAGAGTTTGCCTGCCTTCTGCCGGAAACCGATCTGATTGGTGCAGTCAGCGTTGCAGAAGGCATCCGTAAATCCATTGAAGAGCTTTCCATCAACCATAGCACCTCATTGGTTTCCACTGTTGTCACCGTGAGTGTGGGCCTTGTTTCACTGTCGTGTGACCCTGGGACGTTGCCAAGTGATGTTGTGAAATATGCCGATGCGCTACTGTACCGAGCAAAGAACGAAGGGAGGAACCGCGTAGCGTTCAAGGACATGACGGACGTTCCGTACTCTTTGGGAGACCATGCAGGCAAACTGGCAATACAAATTTCTTGGCGCGACGGCTACTCATCTGGAAATAAAGGCATTGATGAGCAACATATGTTTCTTGTCGCCCTTGCCAACGATATTCTCAAGGTTGCTTTTTCCAAACATGACACCGAAAAATTGACGCAACGTATCTCGACACTTCTTTTGCATGTGGCGCAACATTTCAAATATGAAGAGGAAATTTTAACTGAAATTGGTTTTCCAAATGTAGACGCTCATATTGCAGAACATGAGCGCTTGTTGGAACGGTGCATGTCGCTTATGCGCGATCACTCTAGCCAGCCAATTCAGACGGTTGATG